One segment of Leptodactylus fuscus isolate aLepFus1 chromosome 7, aLepFus1.hap2, whole genome shotgun sequence DNA contains the following:
- the C7H11orf98 gene encoding uncharacterized protein C11orf98 homolog, producing MAPGGKINRPKTDLQKNLFKRRRVITREKKRKHKIVGAVVDQDLITVHHLRKRSSSARANITLSGKKKRKLIKQLQHIQKEKETMDVEPMSKPQKPVSTMEVESSTKKRKSKKSQKDVEMEDVAPDTSS from the exons ATGGCTCCGGGAGGGAAGATCAACCGGCCGAAAACG gACTTGCAAAAAAATCTCTTTAAACGTCGTCGCGTGATTACtcgagagaaaaagaggaagcataAAATCGTTGGTGCTGTGGTAGACCAAGACTTAATAACAGTTCATCACTTACGGAAGAGAAG TTCTAGCGCAAGAGCGAATATTACACTTTCtgggaaaaagaagagaaaacTGATCAAGCAATTACAACATATTCAGAAAGAGAAAGAAACCATGGACG TGGAACCCATGTCAAAACCTCAAAAACCTGTTAGTACCATGGAAGTTGAGAGCAGCACCAAGAAAAGGAAATCCAAGAAATCTCAGAAGGATGTGGAAATGGAGGACGTTGCCCCAGACACCAGTAGTTAG